A genomic window from Betta splendens chromosome 17, fBetSpl5.4, whole genome shotgun sequence includes:
- the LOC114845171 gene encoding zinc finger protein Gfi-1-like — MPRSFLVKSKRAHSYHQPRHLDDDYSGPGRDVGHACAETKSRADFECNLPSREDASAGDERMSPASRLQSPGSLSSGSPLSCGGSVCDRSSDCDFWRPPSPSSSPDSEKSTALGGEGSHFNIPRFPYPWSAYSGSELRHLVRGPYQHHVQRHSPVARLFGAEESAKESLYAQKGPVTGCYEDYPSAAHQICRMRDRDELYLDLKQGPRGAEIKSESDFICSNLESNGSYKCIKCGKVFSTPHGLEVHVRRSHSGTRPFECGICGKTFGHAVSLDQHRAVHSQERSFSCKICGKSFKRSSTLSTHLLIHSDTRPYPCQYCGKRFHQKSDMKKHTFIHTGEKPHKCQVCGKAFSQSSNLITHSRKHTGFKPFGCDLCGKGFQRKVDLRRHKETQHGLK, encoded by the exons ATGCCGAGGTCTTTCTTGGTGAAAAGTAAACGGGCCCACAGCTACCACCAGCCCCGGCACCTGGACGACGACTACAGCGGACCGGGCCGTGATGTGGGTCATGCGTGCGCAG AGACCAAGTCTCGAGCGGACTTTGAGTGCAACTTGCCGTCGCGGGAGGACGCGAGCGCCGGCGATGAACGCATGTCTCccgcctccaggctccagtctCCGGGGTCGCTGTCCTCCGGCTCCCCGCTGAGCTGCGGCGGCAGCGTGTGCGACCGCTCCTCCGACTGTGATTTCTGGCGCCcgccgtctccctcctcctccccag ATTCAGAGAAATCCACCGCTCTAGGAGGCGAGGGCTCCCACTTCAACATCCCCCGCTTCCCTTACCCCTGGTCCGCGTACTCCGGCTCCGAGctcaggcatctggttcggGGCCCGTATCAGCACCACGTGCAGCGTCACTCGCCCGTCGCTCGCCTCTTCGGGGCCGAGGAAAGCGCCAAGGAGTCGCTCTACGCGCAGAAAGGGCCCGTGACGGGATGCTACGAGGATTATCCCTCAGCGGCCCATCAGATCTGCAGGATGCGGGACAGAGACGAACTGTATCTGGACCTGAAGCAGGGGCCTCGCGGCGCGGAGATCAAGTCGGAGAGTGATTTCATCTGCTCTAATCTGGAGTCAAACGGGTCCTATAAGTGCATTAAATGTGGCAAG GTCTTCTCCACGCCCCACGGGCTGGAGGTCCATGTGCGACGGTCTCACAGCGGGACGCGGCCGTTTGAATGCGGGATCTGCGGTAAAACCTTCGGTCACGCAGTGAGCTTGGATCAGCACAGAGCGGTCCACTCACAG GAGAGGAGCTTCAGCTGTAAAATCTGCGGGAAAAGCTTCAAGCGCTCCTCCACCCTGTCCACGCACCTGCTCATCCACTCGGACACGCGGCCCTATCCGTGCCAGTACTGCGGCAAGAGGTTTCACCAGAAGTCAGACATGAAGAAACACACGTTCATCCACACAG GAGAAAAGCCGCACAAGTGCCAGGTTTGCGGGAAGGCGTTCAGCCAGAGCTCCAACCTCATCACGCACAGCCGGAAGCACACGGGCTTCAAACCCTTCGGCTGCGACCTCTGCGGGAAAGGTTTCCAGAGGAAAGTGGACCTGCGGAGGCACAAGGAGACGCAGCACGGACTGAAATGA
- the rpap2 gene encoding putative RNA polymerase II subunit B1 CTD phosphatase rpap2 isoform X1 has product MNTGKKKRSGGSSKAAKMAGKRSVLTAEEEARRREEVKEKLRERMELERRALKVVERLLEDSISEDFLVDCAKFITQANYKDAVEERSIAKLCGYPICSNKLGKIPTQKYKISTKTNKVYDITERKFYCSNFCYKASKEFELQISPTALWLRPHESPPKIKLMKTGDGGSSGEEVMLSERRLQEEDVEDPLALPPASCDSSQLSSTASDLCHNDDSDSEQEQEQEQEFISSVVSQEQGRRVHWGELPKRTDEDGGANIESREVDEEETDDKDFSENQRVEEVTAKLGLCSLSQTVTPNTSLPDGSSAAQAQTSRQPSRTTSCEDLNPSTEIRPQLGIPHSTLKCSNQNNHNIQNQSDLNITQIGMSKRGAAGLRDLLKSQSPAVRPDSIRLKLLECLKTTLKAWSTDETLKFLYGADHALGAPFANVKEETKEMEGELDEDDLEEGVNLENEGAVRHGRPTVEAPDYEALQRETQQMELRIREFYNGTCFMPEDLEKPKQGGNKVTAQNQCKKEPVLPLIDSQAQHILQKRITVEKLTGCLKNIVGPLRLTMNDVTNDLNKLVRTFRFTNTNIIHTTPEWTLIAVVLLHLLVEVSPVVQEALQTPASVEYVDTLMAQLSLQQQDLLNMVQLFKTPAQSH; this is encoded by the exons ATGAACACGGGGAAGAAGAAACGGAGCGGCGGCTCCTCCAAAGCCGCCAAAATGG CAGGGAAACGGTCAGTACTGACGGCGGAAGAAGAGGCACGAAG gagagaggaagtgaaggagaagctgagggagaggatggagctggagagaagaGCCCTGAAGGTGGTGGAGCGTCTCCTGGAGGACAGCATAAGTGAGGATTTCCTGGTTGACTGT GCTAAGTTCATCACTCAAGCTAATTACAAAGATGCTGTAGAGGAGAGATCCATTGCCAAACTATGTGGTTACCCCATTTGTTCAAATAAACTGGGAAAG atCCCCACTCAAAAGTATAAAATTTCCACAAAGACCAATAAAGTGTATGACATCACTGAACGCAAG TTTTACTGTAGTAACTTCTGCTACAAGGCCTCCAAAGAGTTTGAGCTACAGATTTCACCGACAGCCCTTTGGCTCAGGCCGCATGAGAG CCCTCCAAAAATAAAGTTGATGAAGACAGGGGATGG TGGGAGTTCTGGTGAGGAGGTGATGCTGTCAGAGAGGCGTCTCCAAGAGGAAGATGTAGAGGACCCACTAGCTTTACCACCTGCAAGCTGTGACAGCTCTCAGCTGAGTTCTACAGCATCTGACCTCTGTCACAACGACGACAGTGACAgtgaacaggaacaggagcaggagcaggagttcATCTCCAGTGTGGTTTCCCAGGAACAGGGACGCAGGGTGCACTGGGGTGAACTGCCCAAACGTACAGAcgaagatggaggagcaaatATAGAAAGCAGAGAGGTGGATGAAGAAGAGACTGATGACAAGGACTTTTCTGAAAACCAAAGGGTTGAAGAAGTTACAGCAAAGCTGGGTTTGTGCAGTTTATCACAGACAGTCACTCCCAACACTTCCCTGCCCGATGGCTCATCAGCTGCACAAGCCCAAACAAGCAGGCAGCCTTCACGTACTACTTCATGTGAAGACTTAAACCCCTCTACAGAAATCAGACCCCAGCTGGGTATTCCTCATTCAACTCTAAAGTGCAGTAATCAGAACAACCACAACATTCAAAACCAATCTGACCTCAACATCACCCAGATAGGTATGAGCAAGAGAGGCGCCGCAGGGCTGCGAGACCTGCTCAAGAGCCAGAGTCCCGCAGTGAGGCCTGACTCCATCCGACTGAAACTTCTCGAATGCTTGAAAACAACCTTGAAGGCGTGGAGCACAGATGAGACCTTGAAGTTCCTGTACGGGGCTGATCACGCACTAGGCGCTCCCTTTGCTAAtgtaaaagaagaaacaaaggagatggAAGGGGAGCTGGATGAAGATGATCTTGAAGAGGGGGTGAATTTGGAGAATGAAGGAGCAGTCCGTCACGGGAGGCCAACAGTAGAGGCTCCTGACTACGAAGCGCTGCAGAGGGAGACACAGCAGATGGAGCTCAGGATCAGAGAGTTTTACAATGGGACCTGCTTCATGCCTGAGGACTTGGAAAAGCCCAAACAAGGTGGAAACAAG GTGACAGCCCAGAACCAGTGCAAGAAGGAACCGGTTCTGCCACTCATCGACTCTCAAGCTCAGCACATTCTCCAGAAACGAATCACAGTGGAGAAGCTAAccggctg TCTCAAAAACATTGTTGGGCCTCTGCGTCTCACCATGAATGACGTAACCAACGACCTGAACAAGCTGGTCAGAACGTTTAG GTTCACCAACACAAATATCATACACACAACTCCTGAGTGGACCCTCATAGCTGTGGTGCTTCTCCACCT GTTGGTGGAGGTGTCTCCCGTGGTGCAGGAGGCCTTGCAGACGCCGGCATCGGTGGAGTATGTGGACACGCTAATGgctcagctcagcctccagcagcaggatctGCTCAACATGGTGCAGCTGTTTAAAACCCCAGCGCAGTCACATTGA
- the rpap2 gene encoding putative RNA polymerase II subunit B1 CTD phosphatase rpap2 isoform X2, producing the protein MNTGKKKRSGGSSKAAKMGKRSVLTAEEEARRREEVKEKLRERMELERRALKVVERLLEDSISEDFLVDCAKFITQANYKDAVEERSIAKLCGYPICSNKLGKIPTQKYKISTKTNKVYDITERKFYCSNFCYKASKEFELQISPTALWLRPHESPPKIKLMKTGDGGSSGEEVMLSERRLQEEDVEDPLALPPASCDSSQLSSTASDLCHNDDSDSEQEQEQEQEFISSVVSQEQGRRVHWGELPKRTDEDGGANIESREVDEEETDDKDFSENQRVEEVTAKLGLCSLSQTVTPNTSLPDGSSAAQAQTSRQPSRTTSCEDLNPSTEIRPQLGIPHSTLKCSNQNNHNIQNQSDLNITQIGMSKRGAAGLRDLLKSQSPAVRPDSIRLKLLECLKTTLKAWSTDETLKFLYGADHALGAPFANVKEETKEMEGELDEDDLEEGVNLENEGAVRHGRPTVEAPDYEALQRETQQMELRIREFYNGTCFMPEDLEKPKQGGNKVTAQNQCKKEPVLPLIDSQAQHILQKRITVEKLTGCLKNIVGPLRLTMNDVTNDLNKLVRTFRFTNTNIIHTTPEWTLIAVVLLHLLVEVSPVVQEALQTPASVEYVDTLMAQLSLQQQDLLNMVQLFKTPAQSH; encoded by the exons ATGAACACGGGGAAGAAGAAACGGAGCGGCGGCTCCTCCAAAGCCGCCAAAATGG GGAAACGGTCAGTACTGACGGCGGAAGAAGAGGCACGAAG gagagaggaagtgaaggagaagctgagggagaggatggagctggagagaagaGCCCTGAAGGTGGTGGAGCGTCTCCTGGAGGACAGCATAAGTGAGGATTTCCTGGTTGACTGT GCTAAGTTCATCACTCAAGCTAATTACAAAGATGCTGTAGAGGAGAGATCCATTGCCAAACTATGTGGTTACCCCATTTGTTCAAATAAACTGGGAAAG atCCCCACTCAAAAGTATAAAATTTCCACAAAGACCAATAAAGTGTATGACATCACTGAACGCAAG TTTTACTGTAGTAACTTCTGCTACAAGGCCTCCAAAGAGTTTGAGCTACAGATTTCACCGACAGCCCTTTGGCTCAGGCCGCATGAGAG CCCTCCAAAAATAAAGTTGATGAAGACAGGGGATGG TGGGAGTTCTGGTGAGGAGGTGATGCTGTCAGAGAGGCGTCTCCAAGAGGAAGATGTAGAGGACCCACTAGCTTTACCACCTGCAAGCTGTGACAGCTCTCAGCTGAGTTCTACAGCATCTGACCTCTGTCACAACGACGACAGTGACAgtgaacaggaacaggagcaggagcaggagttcATCTCCAGTGTGGTTTCCCAGGAACAGGGACGCAGGGTGCACTGGGGTGAACTGCCCAAACGTACAGAcgaagatggaggagcaaatATAGAAAGCAGAGAGGTGGATGAAGAAGAGACTGATGACAAGGACTTTTCTGAAAACCAAAGGGTTGAAGAAGTTACAGCAAAGCTGGGTTTGTGCAGTTTATCACAGACAGTCACTCCCAACACTTCCCTGCCCGATGGCTCATCAGCTGCACAAGCCCAAACAAGCAGGCAGCCTTCACGTACTACTTCATGTGAAGACTTAAACCCCTCTACAGAAATCAGACCCCAGCTGGGTATTCCTCATTCAACTCTAAAGTGCAGTAATCAGAACAACCACAACATTCAAAACCAATCTGACCTCAACATCACCCAGATAGGTATGAGCAAGAGAGGCGCCGCAGGGCTGCGAGACCTGCTCAAGAGCCAGAGTCCCGCAGTGAGGCCTGACTCCATCCGACTGAAACTTCTCGAATGCTTGAAAACAACCTTGAAGGCGTGGAGCACAGATGAGACCTTGAAGTTCCTGTACGGGGCTGATCACGCACTAGGCGCTCCCTTTGCTAAtgtaaaagaagaaacaaaggagatggAAGGGGAGCTGGATGAAGATGATCTTGAAGAGGGGGTGAATTTGGAGAATGAAGGAGCAGTCCGTCACGGGAGGCCAACAGTAGAGGCTCCTGACTACGAAGCGCTGCAGAGGGAGACACAGCAGATGGAGCTCAGGATCAGAGAGTTTTACAATGGGACCTGCTTCATGCCTGAGGACTTGGAAAAGCCCAAACAAGGTGGAAACAAG GTGACAGCCCAGAACCAGTGCAAGAAGGAACCGGTTCTGCCACTCATCGACTCTCAAGCTCAGCACATTCTCCAGAAACGAATCACAGTGGAGAAGCTAAccggctg TCTCAAAAACATTGTTGGGCCTCTGCGTCTCACCATGAATGACGTAACCAACGACCTGAACAAGCTGGTCAGAACGTTTAG GTTCACCAACACAAATATCATACACACAACTCCTGAGTGGACCCTCATAGCTGTGGTGCTTCTCCACCT GTTGGTGGAGGTGTCTCCCGTGGTGCAGGAGGCCTTGCAGACGCCGGCATCGGTGGAGTATGTGGACACGCTAATGgctcagctcagcctccagcagcaggatctGCTCAACATGGTGCAGCTGTTTAAAACCCCAGCGCAGTCACATTGA
- the glmna gene encoding glomulin, FKBP associated protein a, with the protein MALEQLSELVQRCQGLPDDGYASEDYNVFTVAGRSCIEEGNSLQVLSIVLDEKNQDIVRCMGWNLLPPLIKVLLKKEDEDLPQCLAIFNHLLETCRPKELLIGLLEQLEQDDPDTIAESLHLLLNPLQKVLLCLGNRKASSLGMTLSSVLDQVAKLPLPHTKEQEEDDIFMLCRCCTNLVMFVRPFVEEVRQNLARTEQSSDCKTTEGQDSDELQPELLKFCMKTLRHPLLEVQLKDPDTLPESPLRNFATEILNVLSAIREPLPSLVYQPLLKRKQVPGFLEEEVRYPKESLASLAHLVFVHHLAADSFPSVFSPVFCLRCNMEHICLLLSRTEETRIQKGLELYEKSLVRVEDGVLPADLLEIKTFLTVPQNLVKVMTMCQRHDLRTRGLKVFQLSIDKFNTEAKYHFFQYMLKTSNHSGVEGYVIKNIKNQIDSALQPGNSNTWFEGVHLLPLLRRVLSLPGGPETDLLEYLDRIMESLNLLRYLVIRDKVTENQTGIWTELYKIEDTFLKPLRVGVNMSRAHYERELHNTMEEAKKNKVKDSSVLSVSVGEEKLPNVTSESHIQALHSALHTFDMIESVLVRIEELVEVKDNLMQLLRTP; encoded by the exons ATGGCTCTGGAACAGCTCAGTGAACTGGTCCAGAGATGT CAAGGGCTCCCTGACGACGGCTACGCCAGTGAGGACTACAACGTCTTCACAGTTGCTGGGAGGTCCTGCATAGAGGAAGGAAACAGTCTGCAGGTCCTCAGCATTGTCCTGGATGAAAAGAATCAG GACATCGTGAGATGTATGGGTTGGAATCTGCTTCCACCGCTCATTAAGGTTCTGCTCAAGAAAGAAGACGAGGACCTTCCTCAGTGCTTGGCCATTTTCAACCACCTGCTAGAA ACCTGTCGACCCAAAGAGCTGCTGATTGGCCTGTTGGAGCAACTGGAGCAGGATGACCCTGATACCATAGCGGAGAGTCTTCATCTGTTGTTGAACCCTCTACAGAAAG TCTTGCTGTGTCTAGGAAACCGCAAAGCCTCGTCTTTGGGGATGACTCTGTCCTCCGTCCTGGACCAGGTGGCCAAGCTGCCTCTGCCTCACaccaaggagcaggaggaggacgacattTTTATGCTATGTCGCTGCTGCACCAACTTGGTGATGTTTGTCAGGCCCTTCGTTGAAGAGGTCCGGCAAAACCTAGCGAGGACTGAACAGTCGAGTGACTGTAAGACAACAGAGGGACAGGACAGTGACGAGCTGCAGCCAGAATTGCTGAAGTT CTGTATGAAGACCCTGCGTCACCCTTTGTTGGAGGTACAACTCAAAGATCCTGACACTCTGCCCGAGTCTCCTCTTAGGAATTTTGCCACCGAAATCCTG AACGTTCTCAGTGCGATCAGAGAGCCTCTTCCCAGCCTGGTGTACCAGCCTCTGCTCAAGAGAAAACAGGTTCCGGgcttcctggaggaggaggtgcgtTATCCCAAAGAGTCTCTAGCCAGCCTCGCTCACCTGGTGTTTGTGCATCACCTGGCTGCAGATTCGTTCCCCAGTGTTTTCAG TCCTGTGTTCTGTCTGCGGTGTAACATGGAGcacatctgcctcctcctgtccaG AACTGAGGAGACCAGGATCCAGAAAGGCCTG GAACTGTATGAGAAGAGCCTGGTGCGGGTGGAGGATGGTGTGCTGCCTGCTGATCTGCTGGAGATAAAAACCTTCCTCACTGTTCCACAG AACTTGGTAAAGGTTATGACAATGTGCCAGAGGCATGATTTG AGAACCAGAGGTCTGAAGGTTTTCCAGCTGAGCATTGATAAATTCAACACTGAAGCCAAGTATCATTTCTTCCA GTACATGCTGAAGACCAGCAATCACTCAGGAGTCGAAGGCTACGTCATCAAAAACATCAAGAATCAGATAGATAGTGCCCTGCAG CCAGGTAACAGCAACACGTGGTTTGAGGGAgttcacctgctgcctctgctgcgtAGAGTGCTCAGTCTACCAGGTGGCCCAGAGACAGACCTGCTGGAGTACCTGGACAG AATTATGGAGTCTCTAAACCTGCTGCGTTACCTGGTCATCAGAGACAAAGTGACAGAGAACCAG ACAGGGATCTGGACTGAGCTGTATAAAATAGAAGATACGTTTCTTAAGCCACTGCGTGTTGGAGTAAACATGTCCCGAGCGCATTATGAGAGGGAGCTCCACAATACCATGGAGGAAGCCAAGAagaacaaggtcaaag ATTCATCAGTGCTTTCTGTGTCTGTTGGTGAGGAGAAGCTGCCTAATGTGACATCAGAGTCTCATATTCAG GCTCTGCACTCAGCCCTGCACACGTTCGACATGATCGAGAGCGTGCTTGTGAGGATAGAGGAGCTCGTCGAGGTCAAAGACAATCTAATGCAGCTCCTCAGGACACCATGA
- the cdc7 gene encoding cell division cycle 7-related protein kinase isoform X2: MELSPVSAESISRNESVKPDRSHRKSKLSRDVEIDIESLYKAVPQLAKVFRIIDKIGEGTFSSVYLGEAQMRDGRKEMFALKHLIPTSHPTRIAAELQCLTVVGGRENVMGVTYCFRKEDHVVIVMPYMEHQAIVDIIGSLSFEEVRLYIYHLLKALRHIHQFGIIHRDIKPNNFLYNRNSKMFALVDFGLAQGTADTQVELLKDLMGLCKMTRPVFGERSLNSCTPAPSITKQAAIRTELVKPAKSQDPAARRYSSAPRTSLPARTQSGSQKPQRTVQQGLTCNCYTTDRVCNICMSRKQQVAPRAGTPGFRAPEVLTKCPNQGTAIDVWSAGVILLSLLSGRYPFFKASDDLIALSQIMTIRGSRETIQAAKAFGKMVVCSRELPRQDLRTLCETLRGRRPSPDDEATPIPKTDKCAITITGCKIQDETPTHHPPEETLKQCKDGAEEASLSLTKTLPKSSGNKKNSSCLTKHNSETKCEEEDERGWDAVPDAAYHLLDRLLDLNPATRITAAEALKHPLFRDLEATDGHRTQTL; encoded by the exons ATGGAGTTGTCTCCCGTCTCCGCTGAGAGCATCAGCAGAAACGAGAGCGTTAAACCTGACAGAAGTCATAGGAAAAGCAAACTCTCAA GGGATGTGGAAATTGACATTGAGTCCCTTTACAAAGCTGTTCCTCAGCTGGCTAAGGTTTTTCGCATCATAGACAAAATTGGAGAAG GTACATTCAGCTCAGTTTATTTGGGTGAAGCTCAGATGAGGGATGGGAGGAAAGAGATGTTTGCCCTAAAACACCTCATTCCAACCAGCCATCCTACTCGCATTGCTGCAGAGCTTCAGTGTCTTACTGTGGTTGG GGGCAGAGAGAATGTAATGGGGGTCACATACTGCTTCAGGAAGGAGGACCATGTGGTGATTGTCATGCCGTACATGGAACATCAAGCAATTGTG GACATCATTGGATCATTAAGCTTTGAAGAGGTTCGTCTATACATCTACCACCTGCTGAAGGCCCTGAGACACATCCACCAGTTTGGTATCATTCACAGAGATATCAAACCAAACAATTTCCTGTATAATAGGAACAGTAAAAT gtttgCGTTGGTTGACTTTGGCCTGGCTCAGGGTACAGCAGACACCCAGGTTGAACTGTTGAAG GATTTGATGGGACTTTGCAAAATGACCAGGCCTGTGTTTGGGGAGAGGAGCCTGAACAGCTGCACTCCAGCGCCATCCATCACCAAACAGGCTGCCATTAGGACAGAG TTAGTAAAACCAGCTAAATCCCAGGACCCAGCTGCCCGAAGGTATTCTTCAGCGCCTCGGACCTCCCTGCCTGCCAGGACTCAGAGCGGCAGTCAGAAACCTCAGAGGACAGTACAGCAGGGCCTCACTTGTAACTGCTACACAACTGACCGTGTCTGCAATATCTGCATGTCCAG GAAGCAACAGGTGGCACCAAGGGCTGGAACTCCAGGCTTCAGAGCACCAGAGGTTCTCACGAAGTGTCCCAACCAAGGAACAG CCATAGACGTCTGGTCAGCTGGTGTGATCCTGCTCTCACTTCTCAGTGGTCGTTATCCTTTCTTCAAAGCCAGTGATGACCTGATTGCGCTCTCTCAGATCATGACTATACGGGGCTCCAGAGAGACCATCCAGGCTGCCAAGGCCTTTG GTAAAATGGTGGTATGCAGTCGAGAGCTGCCTCGACAGGACCTCAGGACACTGTGTGAGACACTGAGAGGACGAAGACCATCCCCAGATGATGAGGCCACACCAATTCCCAAAACCGACAAATGCGCCATCACCATTACTGGCTGTAAAATCCAGGATGAGACACCTACACACCATCCACCTGAAGAAACTTTAAAGCAATGCAAagatggagcagaggaagcaagTTTGTCTCTGACTAAAACTCTGCCAAAATCTTCAGGGAACAAAAAAAACTCTAGTTGTTTGACTAAGCACAACTCTGAGACAAAGtgcgaggaggaagatgagcgAGGCTGGGACGCCGTTCCTGATGCTGCCTATCACCTGCTGGACCGGCTGCTGGACCTTAACCCAGCCACCAGGATTACAGCTGCCGAGGCCCTGAAGCACCCACTGTTTAGAGACTTAGAAGCTACAGATGGTCACAGAACTCAGACTCTTTAA
- the cdc7 gene encoding cell division cycle 7-related protein kinase isoform X1: protein MELSPVSAESISRNESVKPDRSHRKSKLSRDVEIDIESLYKAVPQLAKVFRIIDKIGEGTFSSVYLGEAQMRDGRKEMFALKHLIPTSHPTRIAAELQCLTVVGGRENVMGVTYCFRKEDHVVIVMPYMEHQAIVDIIGSLSFEEVRLYIYHLLKALRHIHQFGIIHRDIKPNNFLYNRNSKMFALVDFGLAQGTADTQVELLKVIRQKSSHKGGGSTGKQDTTLRSKAPSKPATITASTSVPLPPQRPPTSSSPSSTTSNSASRKALVKKACSVTTTVSTSSTKYTKDLMGLCKMTRPVFGERSLNSCTPAPSITKQAAIRTELVKPAKSQDPAARRYSSAPRTSLPARTQSGSQKPQRTVQQGLTCNCYTTDRVCNICMSRKQQVAPRAGTPGFRAPEVLTKCPNQGTAIDVWSAGVILLSLLSGRYPFFKASDDLIALSQIMTIRGSRETIQAAKAFGKMVVCSRELPRQDLRTLCETLRGRRPSPDDEATPIPKTDKCAITITGCKIQDETPTHHPPEETLKQCKDGAEEASLSLTKTLPKSSGNKKNSSCLTKHNSETKCEEEDERGWDAVPDAAYHLLDRLLDLNPATRITAAEALKHPLFRDLEATDGHRTQTL from the exons ATGGAGTTGTCTCCCGTCTCCGCTGAGAGCATCAGCAGAAACGAGAGCGTTAAACCTGACAGAAGTCATAGGAAAAGCAAACTCTCAA GGGATGTGGAAATTGACATTGAGTCCCTTTACAAAGCTGTTCCTCAGCTGGCTAAGGTTTTTCGCATCATAGACAAAATTGGAGAAG GTACATTCAGCTCAGTTTATTTGGGTGAAGCTCAGATGAGGGATGGGAGGAAAGAGATGTTTGCCCTAAAACACCTCATTCCAACCAGCCATCCTACTCGCATTGCTGCAGAGCTTCAGTGTCTTACTGTGGTTGG GGGCAGAGAGAATGTAATGGGGGTCACATACTGCTTCAGGAAGGAGGACCATGTGGTGATTGTCATGCCGTACATGGAACATCAAGCAATTGTG GACATCATTGGATCATTAAGCTTTGAAGAGGTTCGTCTATACATCTACCACCTGCTGAAGGCCCTGAGACACATCCACCAGTTTGGTATCATTCACAGAGATATCAAACCAAACAATTTCCTGTATAATAGGAACAGTAAAAT gtttgCGTTGGTTGACTTTGGCCTGGCTCAGGGTACAGCAGACACCCAGGTTGAACTGTTGAAGGTGATAAGACAGAAGTCCTCTCATAAAGGTGGAGGGTCTACGGGGAAACAAGACACTACCCTGCGGAGCAAAGCACCATCTAAACCTGCCACTATCACAGCCTCCACCTCAgtccctctgcctccacagcgGCCACctacttcctcctctccttcctcaacCACATCCAACTCAGCATCGCGGAAAGCACTGGTTAAAAAAGCATGTTCTGTCACCACCACtgtcagcacctccagcacaaaGTACACAAAG GATTTGATGGGACTTTGCAAAATGACCAGGCCTGTGTTTGGGGAGAGGAGCCTGAACAGCTGCACTCCAGCGCCATCCATCACCAAACAGGCTGCCATTAGGACAGAG TTAGTAAAACCAGCTAAATCCCAGGACCCAGCTGCCCGAAGGTATTCTTCAGCGCCTCGGACCTCCCTGCCTGCCAGGACTCAGAGCGGCAGTCAGAAACCTCAGAGGACAGTACAGCAGGGCCTCACTTGTAACTGCTACACAACTGACCGTGTCTGCAATATCTGCATGTCCAG GAAGCAACAGGTGGCACCAAGGGCTGGAACTCCAGGCTTCAGAGCACCAGAGGTTCTCACGAAGTGTCCCAACCAAGGAACAG CCATAGACGTCTGGTCAGCTGGTGTGATCCTGCTCTCACTTCTCAGTGGTCGTTATCCTTTCTTCAAAGCCAGTGATGACCTGATTGCGCTCTCTCAGATCATGACTATACGGGGCTCCAGAGAGACCATCCAGGCTGCCAAGGCCTTTG GTAAAATGGTGGTATGCAGTCGAGAGCTGCCTCGACAGGACCTCAGGACACTGTGTGAGACACTGAGAGGACGAAGACCATCCCCAGATGATGAGGCCACACCAATTCCCAAAACCGACAAATGCGCCATCACCATTACTGGCTGTAAAATCCAGGATGAGACACCTACACACCATCCACCTGAAGAAACTTTAAAGCAATGCAAagatggagcagaggaagcaagTTTGTCTCTGACTAAAACTCTGCCAAAATCTTCAGGGAACAAAAAAAACTCTAGTTGTTTGACTAAGCACAACTCTGAGACAAAGtgcgaggaggaagatgagcgAGGCTGGGACGCCGTTCCTGATGCTGCCTATCACCTGCTGGACCGGCTGCTGGACCTTAACCCAGCCACCAGGATTACAGCTGCCGAGGCCCTGAAGCACCCACTGTTTAGAGACTTAGAAGCTACAGATGGTCACAGAACTCAGACTCTTTAA